The genomic DNA ATTTTCATAGATGTAAATGTGGAATAAGTTTAGCTAGGCATAGAATGAAATCATATTGTGGGGtcaaagagagaagagtaagaaaactGAGATCCTTTTTGATTTTGAAAGGACAAGGAGAcacaagaaatgtgtgtgtgcttctcaggTGTTCAGAATCAGCTGATTGCCCTGACCTTTGAGTCTGGCATAATATCAAAAGATAGAAGCCACTTTGTATGCAGCTATGCATGTTGTTATTAAAGTCGGACTTGTCTTActcacaagacaaaaaaaagtcaTTGATAGTTTTTAGTAAATCCTTTATTCTTCTGATAGCCACCTCTTCTTACCCACCTCAAGTGATGCAACTAAATTAGTTGTCGGAATATAGTCACAGTGGTTCATTAGTAAATTTAatgcaattaattatttatttatgagtaTCATGGATTTGATTGCAAGTATGAAAGCAGTTCCTATGGGAAAGAAATACTTTTTTCACTTTGGTCAGTCTGGAAACTAGCTGTACAAGAAACAAATAGGAGACTATaggaagtatatatacatgtgtgaaaaAGGTTAGCAAAAAGATATTTTCAGTTTGGATGAATTAGCCAGTGTTGTATTGTGAAATGTATTCAAGTGAAAGAAAATAGCTGCTTAGGTTTTGGATCTAAAAGTTTTTGTGTGCAATGTAAATTAACTTTAATATAACATGATGTTTACAATCGTTACCTGCTAAGAATAGTTTTAGAAATCTTAAAAGCTAGAACTATTTAAggttaaagaaaatatattacataaaagagaagatagatgTGGAATATAGTTTATAGTAAGTACTACATGCAATAATCCCTCGGTGTATTttgaataaaagtaatatttgaaaagaatgatgaaaatgaagtatGTCAGTCATATATTGTCCCAGGAAATATGCCAGTCAGTAATCTAGTAAGCTTCAAAAATGTAGATAAGAGATAAACAAGTTATCACAAGCTTGGCATAttataagataaaaagatatgaCATACAATATCCAACTTCCGCTATATCCATATACTGCGAAGTTATAGTTGCTCTGGTATTTGAACATTCCAATGGTTGCCAAATGATATTATGTGAACTGAGACAGGAATCAGTCCAGTACTCTGCAGGTTGCAGGACTTTGAAAGGTGAAATTTTCTGGGTATTCACCTTGTCATTTTAGTGCACAAAAGCTTTTGAAATTGACTTTGCAGTGTTGGGATccaagggaataaagaaaagggtCTATAGAAAGGGTTACTAGTTTGCtagataggtaggttggtagaaaaaaaagatggcgaGAGATGGAaatggttatttttatcaatatttattttgtctgcctgtctgtctatatgtatgtatgtatgagtgtatgtatatgtgtgttttggcAATCATTTGTTTGGTTAGAAACTGCCAAGGGTACAATATCTTAATGTCACATTTTAATCTCTTCTGATGAGTGAAATTAAAAGAGTGAATTTGTATTGGTGTATTAAtctacaaacaaaacacacgcacacacagacacacacacagacacacacacagacgcacacacagacacacacacagacacacacagacacacacagacacacacagacacacacagacacacacatacacacatacacacatacacacatacacacacacacacacccacacacacacacacacacacacacacacacacacacacacacacacacacacacattcacacattcacacactcacacactcacacactcacactcacactcacactcacactcacacacacacacacacacacacacacacacacacacacacactcacacacacacacacacacacacacactcactctcactctcactctcactctcactctcactctcactctcactctcactctcactctcactcacactcactcacactcacacacacacacacacacacacacacacacacacacacacacacacacacacacacacacacacacacacacacatattcacacattcacacattcacacactcacacattcacacactcacactcacactcacactcacactcacactcacactcacactcacactcacactcacacacacacacacacacacacacacacacacacacacacacacacacacacacacacacacacacacacacacacacacacacacacacactcacacacacacacacacacactcacacacacacacacacacacacacacacacacacacacacacacacacacacacacactcacactcacactcacactcacactcacactcacactcacacacacacacacacacacacacacacacacacacacacacacacacacacacacacacacacacacacacacacacacacacacacacacacacacacacacacacacacatacatgtatatgtataggtatatatgtatatgtgtatgtatatgtatatatatctgtatatgtatatgtgtatgtatatatatatatatatatatatatatatatatatatatatatatatatatatttatatttatatatgtttgtatatgttatatatatatatatatttcatattatgtctattgtgttatatatatattatttgtatctttttatgtataagatatgctgtatgtataatattttatatatgtttatatattaaatgtacatgtatatatatattaaatgtatatgtatatgtatatgtatatgtatatgtatatatatatatatatatatatatatatatatatatatatatatatatatatatatatatatatatattacagatatgtgtatgttttatatatattatatatatttatatatacacatttatttatttatttatctatttatttatctatttatctatctatttattattattatattattattttttcattaacagAAGTTGATAAGGGTAATATAACAATGctaatattttttcatttgaaAGTGTGTCAACCTCAATATATTTCATGTGCTTTTGCattgttttttcattaaaaaCTTTAACAAATTATTTTACCTTTTTGCTTTTCAGAGTACATAAACATGAGAAATTAGTGAACTGAAAGTAGAGCTTGCTTACCAAAGGGAAAGACAAAGTAATGTACAGTTTATGTAAAACAGATGCAATGGAAGATATGATTTTTATCGAGAAAGAGGGCTGTTTCCCACGCATAGTAGGAAGAAACAATTACCTGTGAGGAATGTGTAGAAGCCGAGGCAGGATGGAGCAGAGTCTGTTTCTTGTTCCAGGCCTGAGTGTTCCTGTTTGATATGGCCAGTGCCAAGAGCTACATGACTGTAAGGGAACACCTCTGACTTTTTAAAATAAAGTGCACAAAGAATTCCTAAGCTCGGTGTGTTTTGAGGCAGATATCCCATGTGTGGGGTGGCACGGGACACGGTCGGCGAGAGTGACTTTGTGCCCCCATTGGAGGCAGCCATGCCCCCATCTATCACTTTGGGGTCTGAGCCTCCCAAGCCAGCGTCGGGGCCTGGGGAACACCCGCCTCTACAGCAGCCTCCAGCCAACAAGGATATCCCCACCATTGACCTCTCCTGTGACGAAAATGATGACCTACAGAAAGCCATTGCACTTAGTCTCCAGGACCAGCAGGAGACCCCAACGCTTCAGGGAATCTCAGCTGAAGACCAGGAGGTGTCTAGGGCTTTGGAGGCAAGCCTTAAGGACTCCCAACCCCAGGCCACCATAGACCTGCTCAATCCAAGGGAGCGTAAGCGGCAGCCAGGAGTTCCGGTAGGCTTGAAGAACATAGGTAATTCATGTTGGTTTAATGTCATAATTCAGCCTCTCTTCCATATCCCTGCATTCCGTGACATGATCCTTAACTTCTCCCAAGATGTGGACATCGATGAACAGATGGAGGAGACCCAGAAGTCCTCAAGGCAGCTTGTACCAGCACTAAGAAAGTTATTTGCCCTTATGATTGGCTCCAACAGGAAGTACATTGATCCTAGTCATGCAGTTCACATATTTCAGGGACAGGAAATGCGGAAGAATGCCCAGCAAGACGTTTGTGAATTTACACATAAGCTTCTGGAAAGGTTAGAGGAGGAATATCAGCAGCTTCTTAGAAGGCAAGGTGTAGAGAAGGAGAGTTCTGGATGTCATGTCTCCAAAGATGCAGATTTTGATAATCCAATTATGAAACTTTTTTATGGTCAGTCGAAGAAAGAGgcaaatgaagatgaggatggacCCAAGCTTGAGGCCTTTGGACAGTATCCTCTTCATGTGATGAAGTATGAGGATATTCATGAGAGCATCCTTGCCTCCATGTCAACCACCATGCCGAACATGACAGGAGAGACTGTAGAACCAGTGCAGCAGGAAACGTGGTTCAAGATGCTTCCTCCAgtcttaatattctctctctctagatatgaATATTCACTGGAAAAGAAGAGAGCAGAAAAAGTGCACAACAAATTTGAGTTTCCAGAGTTCCTATACATGGATCGCTACATGGAGATCAACAAAAAGCTAATAAAAGAGAAACACATAAAAGTTGCAAAGATAAAGGGTGAACTAAACAGCTTAACTGCAACGCTTGATAGGTACCTAAAATATGGGAAGGGGGATGCAAAATACCCAATTGGAGATATTCTCAAATACACTCTTGACTTTGCTCAGACAGGTCTAAACCCAAGTCAGGAAGTTGAATCAAAtaatgttctctctccctctatcatggAGGTGGATGGCGTTGAAAGTTGTGAAAATGATGTGGAAATGGCTGAAGATCCAGAGATTAAAAGAGTTCAGGAAAAAAATGAACtagatagagaaaatgataagattgaggacagaggagaggaacTAGAAAATAGTGAAGTTATTAAATCTGAAGATATTGAAAACAACTTATCAGTCAAGGAAGATTCTATTCAAGAGAcacagaatgagaaggaagagatcaTGACCAACTGTGTGGAAGAAGGCAATCCCAGACCCATAGATGATGAGCCTCAACAGCTCCCGTCTCCTTCCAAGCGGATGCGGATACTTCCTCCAGCCCCAAGAAACATCACCCCCTCAGAACTGAACATCTTGCAGTCTTGTCTCTCTCGCTGGCTTCAGGACATCAATTCTCAAGTAGCTGAGCTAAAGAGATGCATCAGTGAACTTGAACAACAGCTGCGGCAAATGTATGATGAGCCATACCTAAAAAGAATTCCATATAGACTGCATGCTGTTGTGGTTCATGAAGGTCAGGCATCTGGGGGACATTATTGGGTGTACACATTTAATGGTGCAAGAAAAACATGGGTTAAGTTCAATGATATTCAGGTTGTTGATTCCAACTGGGAGGAGTTGTTACAAGACAGTGTAGGTGGTCAGAATAATGCTAGTGCATACTGCCTTCTTTACATTGATGAGAGCCGCTATAATGTGCTGTTCCCACAGCCTCCAGAGAGCATGGAGAACATGCTAGCAAATCTAGCAATTGATTTACAGGAATATTTAAAGAATGATAACATGGCATTTGCAAAAGAATTAGAAGAGTGGGACTTGAAGAATGAAAAGGTGGAACAGGGAAAAGTTGCTGTCAGACCTCACCAAGAACAGCAAGGTACAACTGGTACGTGGGACAACAGCATGGCTCTAGCACCCACAACAGCACCCAATTCCCCAGATGTGATCTGTGTTGAGGATTCTGAGGAGGCCAGCTTCTTCACTGATGTGCAGACAATGCTCTCTCAGACAGTGCTAGATGCTCTAAAGAAAAAAGATGACATTTCCTTGCAGAAAGATCATGGAAACACTTTGACTCACATTTTAAGAAATGAATTTTTACGACTGCAGAGTTTTGCAGATGTTAATGCTGATAGTAGTCCCTATGGTGAACCATCAATTTTAGACTTTGGTGTATATCTCATAAGAAATAACCAAAGTGTAGAGCCTCTACTACATTGGTATGGTTGTGAGGTTGTTTGGCAAGTAGCCCAAAGTTGTAGTGAAAGAACCCCACTTATAGAACGAGTGGCAATGGAAGCAGCACAGCGGCTACATCAGCTTCGGGAGCAGCACCAGCGTACAGTGGGTGCTGAATATAGGGGTTGGAGACGCCACTATCGTACTTTGATCAACTGTGCCTGGCATTTAGTATATGGACATAGGCAATATGAGAAAGGTTGCCTGGAACGTGCCTTGCCACTTTTACTTCAAGCTTGCAAAATTCACACAGATTTAGCTGAACGGCCACCTGCAGGCACAAGGAAGACCTTAGATAGACAAGTTCTCTGGCAGTGTCGCCGTGCTTGTCTGTTGTCCCTGAACAGACAGCTTGTAGAAACCTTTCTAAATGGGGAGGGTGAACAATTAAGTGATATTCCAATTAGCGTTTCAACATTAGTGGTTCCTGCTATATCACAGCTCTCTTCAGAGAAGGAGGATAGTTCTACTGCAGCAGAAGTCCGAGCTCAATGGTGCTCGCTGTTGGAGCGGCAGCCGGGTTCCCCAGTCAAATCTAAAATGATTGAACAGATATTGGAGGGAGTCTTGAGTGGTGGAGGAGAAACTAAAGGCGGACTGCCGCTGCAGATACCACGCCCTCCAGCTGTACTTCCACTTTATAAGCAGTACATGGAGGCTTGTAATGCAATCATGTCTGCCTCATCGAAGCCCAAGGCGCAGACTAGTGATTTGTGAAACAGTTTTGTAATAGTCCCGCAGGCATCATCACGCTTTTAAAAGTGATAGGTATATGTGATCATTTGGAAAAAGCTTTAGGTATGTAAAGAGTTAATTGTCTTGCTGAAACTGTGATAAACTTTTGACTTAGTGCAGAATGTGAAAGCACCATTTGAAAAGCTTCCTCAAatttacttattgatttatttttcatgattgttatttttcgttttacctttcttgtttatttctcaaGAAGTTTAATTACACAAAGTTTACTTAGCTATGCAGGTCACAAGATTTGTAGTATAAGAAAGCTTTGTATATAGTGTAAAAATTATAATGTGTAAGTGGGATTAGGCCTCCCATATCTCCACTTTCAACACCAACAAGAAAGTACAATCAACTGTGACAGGAATAGCAATGTACGGTTCACACATAAGTCCTCTTATGCCTCATGTCTTTGAGGTTATAACAGCTGTTAAGAAGTGCAAGTAGGAGAGTTCAGATTAaataatttatttactttttacacccacacgcacgcacatgcacacagtcacacacacacatatatattcccccacacacacacacacacacacacacacacacacacacacacacacacacacacacacacacacacacacacacacacacacacacacacacacacatatatattcatacgcacattcacacacacacataaatatattcatagacacattcacacacacacacattcacacacacacacattcacacacacacattcacacacacacattcatatacacacactttcacatacacacacattcaaatacacactcattcacgcgcacacacacatgcatatacacacacattcacacacacacacattcacgcacacgcattcgcgcacacgcattcacgcacacacattcacgcacacgcacacgcacacacacacacacacacacacacacacacacacacacacacacacacacacacacacacacacacacacacacacacacacacacacacacacacacacacacacacacacacacacacacacacacacacacacacacacacacacacacacacacactcgtggaCATGCACACATTTCGTGtgtggtacatacatacattttgtatatgtatgttcactaGTTGTTAACCTGTATATCTACACCCTACCATGAAATCATAACTTGAAGGCTTAAAATTaccatacataaaaaaagaaagaaaatgaaagtagaaggggagaaaaagaaaattgatacttTCGATCACAAGTGTGAAAATTCTGAGACGAAACTTAAAATGAGAAAGTAACCCACCACCGAAGtccgaagaaggaagagacacctCACAACACCACCATTGGGAAAGCAAGTGCTGCTGAACTCTACCGTAAGTTCTCTTGCATTCACGGGGAATTTTAAGATCTTCCAATTAACTTTCTTGTTGCATTCAGTTTGCAGCATAACCTTTCACATCACGCTGGCTGTTTTGTAGTTAAGGCAGAATGTGGCAGCTTTTTTTTTGAAAACTTGGACTGCAGTAgctgtataaatgtgtttatagatataagtatatgtatatatatatatatatatatatatatatatatatatatatatacatacatatatacatacatatatacatacatatatacatatacatatacatatacatatacatatacatatatatatatatatatatatatatatatatatatatatatacatatatacatatatacatatatacatatatacatatatatatatatacatatatacatatgtatacatatatacatatatacatatatacatatgtgtatatatgtatatatatgtatatatgtgtgtgggtgtgtatatatatatatatgtgtatatataaatgtatatatatatatatatatatatatatatatatatatatatatatatatatgtatatatatatgtatatatatatatatatatatatatatatatatatatatatatattatatatatatgtgtgtgtgtgtatatatatgtgtatatataaatatatatattatatatgtatatatatgtgtatatatatgtatatatgtatatatgtgtatatatatatgtgtatatctatatgtatatatatatatatatatatgtatgtatatatatgtatatttatatgtatatatatgtatatatatatacatacagatatacacatataaatatacatatatatacatacatatatatatatatatatgtagatatatatgtatatatatgtatatatgtatatatatatatgcatctatatatgtatctatatatgtatatatatatgtatatatatgtatatatatgtatatgtatatgtatatgtatatatatgtatatatgtatgtatatatatatatatatatatatatttacatatatacatgtatatatatatgtatatatatgtaaatatatacatatgtatatatatgtatatatatatatattatatatttatgtatatatttatatatttatgtatatatatgtatatatatttatatatatattatatatatgtatatatatgtatatatatgtatatatatatatgtatatatatgtatatatatatatatatgtatatatatgtatatatatgtatatatatatgtatatatatgtatatatatgtatatatatatgtatatatatgtatatatatatgtatatatatatgtatatatatgtatatatatatgtatatatatgtatatatatatgtatatatatgtatatatatgtatatatatatgtatatatatgtatatatatatgtatatatatatgtatatatatgtatatatatatatatatgtatatatgtatatatatatatgtatatatatatgtatgtatatatgtatatatatatgtatatatatgtatatatatatgtatatatatgtatatatatatgtatatatatgtatatatatttatatatatatttacatatatatatatttatatacatatatttatatatatatatttatatatatatgtatatatatgtatatatatatatatatatatatatatatatatatatatatatatatatatatatatatatatatatatatattatacgcacgctcacacatatctgtatataatgtCTGTGTCTGGAGGGAAacaggtgtatgtatataaatgtacataaacagAATGCCACAATAGACATACTCTAAAAATATAGAATATTGGCTTAGAAAGAAAGCAAATCTATTCGTTTTTTAGTAAGCATAGTAACTTTGTTTTCTGGATTCATTGATgtgtgatatatgtttatatgtgtacatatatatatatatatatatatgtatatctatgtatttat from Penaeus vannamei isolate JL-2024 chromosome 43, ASM4276789v1, whole genome shotgun sequence includes the following:
- the LOC113821879 gene encoding ubiquitin carboxyl-terminal hydrolase 25, translated to MCGVARDTVGESDFVPPLEAAMPPSITLGSEPPKPASGPGEHPPLQQPPANKDIPTIDLSCDENDDLQKAIALSLQDQQETPTLQGISAEDQEVSRALEASLKDSQPQATIDLLNPRERKRQPGVPVGLKNIGNSCWFNVIIQPLFHIPAFRDMILNFSQDVDIDEQMEETQKSSRQLVPALRKLFALMIGSNRKYIDPSHAVHIFQGQEMRKNAQQDVCEFTHKLLERLEEEYQQLLRRQGVEKESSGCHVSKDADFDNPIMKLFYGQSKKEANEDEDGPKLEAFGQYPLHVMKYEDIHESILASMSTTMPNMTGETVEPVQQETWFKMLPPVLIFSLSRYEYSLEKKRAEKVHNKFEFPEFLYMDRYMEINKKLIKEKHIKVAKIKGELNSLTATLDRYLKYGKGDAKYPIGDILKYTLDFAQTGLNPSQEVESNNVLSPSIMEVDGVESCENDVEMAEDPEIKRVQEKNELDRENDKIEDRGEELENSEVIKSEDIENNLSVKEDSIQETQNEKEEIMTNCVEEGNPRPIDDEPQQLPSPSKRMRILPPAPRNITPSELNILQSCLSRWLQDINSQVAELKRCISELEQQLRQMYDEPYLKRIPYRLHAVVVHEGQASGGHYWVYTFNGARKTWVKFNDIQVVDSNWEELLQDSVGGQNNASAYCLLYIDESRYNVLFPQPPESMENMLANLAIDLQEYLKNDNMAFAKELEEWDLKNEKVEQGKVAVRPHQEQQGTTGTWDNSMALAPTTAPNSPDVICVEDSEEASFFTDVQTMLSQTVLDALKKKDDISLQKDHGNTLTHILRNEFLRLQSFADVNADSSPYGEPSILDFGVYLIRNNQSVEPLLHWYGCEVVWQVAQSCSERTPLIERVAMEAAQRLHQLREQHQRTVGAEYRGWRRHYRTLINCAWHLVYGHRQYEKGCLERALPLLLQACKIHTDLAERPPAGTRKTLDRQVLWQCRRACLLSLNRQLVETFLNGEGEQLSDIPISVSTLVVPAISQLSSEKEDSSTAAEVRAQWCSLLERQPGSPVKSKMIEQILEGVLSGGGETKGGLPLQIPRPPAVLPLYKQYMEACNAIMSASSKPKAQTSDL